The Panacibacter microcysteis genome includes a window with the following:
- a CDS encoding CoA transferase subunit A — protein MNKVFANATEAVYDIQDGKTIMLGGFGLCGIPENAISALVAKGISGLTCISNNAGVDDFGLGLLLKTRQIRKMISSYVGENAEFERQLLSGELEVDLVPQGTLATRIQMAGMGIPAFFTPAGYGTEIAQGKETREFDGKMYLMEHALHADFALVKAWKGDTMGNLVFRKTTRNFSTSMAKAGNITIAEVEELVEPGMLEPDEIHVAGVYVHRIFRGSNYEKRIERKTTCIQ, from the coding sequence ATGAATAAAGTATTTGCTAACGCTACAGAGGCTGTTTACGACATACAAGACGGTAAGACGATCATGCTTGGCGGTTTTGGCCTTTGTGGTATACCGGAAAATGCCATCAGTGCACTGGTTGCAAAAGGCATAAGCGGGTTAACCTGCATATCAAACAATGCCGGCGTGGATGATTTTGGGCTGGGCCTGTTGCTGAAAACAAGACAGATCAGGAAAATGATCAGCAGTTATGTAGGTGAAAATGCAGAGTTTGAAAGACAGTTACTAAGCGGAGAACTGGAAGTTGATCTTGTTCCGCAGGGTACACTGGCTACACGCATACAAATGGCTGGCATGGGCATTCCTGCGTTTTTTACACCTGCCGGCTACGGAACTGAAATAGCACAGGGTAAGGAAACGCGGGAGTTTGACGGCAAGATGTATTTAATGGAACATGCGCTGCATGCAGATTTTGCACTGGTAAAAGCCTGGAAGGGTGATACGATGGGGAACCTTGTTTTCAGGAAAACAACAAGAAATTTTTCTACTTCCATGGCCAAAGCCGGCAACATCACCATAGCTGAAGTAGAGGAACTAGTAGAGCCGGGCATGCTGGAGCCCGATGAAATTCATGTTGCGGGCGTATATGTACACCGTATTTTCA
- a CDS encoding DUF4296 domain-containing protein — MRKIFIVVAVIFAACSSPNEIPDDVLGINEMKPIMWDMLRAGSLAQNLSGIDTVKIRDISTNSYQQIFQLYGISKEQFYDSYQYYIEHPDKQKILLDSVVGYANRKRMELFQNMHAQ; from the coding sequence ATGCGTAAAATTTTTATAGTAGTGGCGGTTATTTTTGCAGCTTGCTCATCACCCAACGAGATACCGGATGATGTACTCGGCATCAATGAAATGAAACCGATAATGTGGGATATGTTGCGTGCAGGCTCGCTTGCTCAAAATCTTTCGGGTATTGATACTGTAAAGATCCGCGATATTTCGACCAACAGTTACCAGCAGATCTTTCAATTGTATGGTATATCCAAAGAACAATTTTACGATAGTTACCAGTATTATATAGAGCATCCTGATAAACAAAAAATACTCCTCGATTCTGTTGTGGGCTATGCCAACAGGAAAAGGATGGAACTGTTCCAGAATATGCATGCGCAATAG
- a CDS encoding DUF4835 family protein — translation MRKTLLIITLLVTATCTRAQEIQAKVTVLAQQLSTTTNKNIFRTLQTQLTNMINNRKWTKDVFQTQEKIQCNFLLNISSVQDDNVYKATLTVQAARPIYNASYQSPLVNFQDGDFTFKYVEYQPVEFNEARVGGNDPLAGNLTAVFAYYVYIILGLDYDSFEAKGGEQYFQKALNIVTNAPESRDISGWKAFDGNRNRYWLSNNLNTARYNQIHDILYAYFRSGLDMLYQDQAAARNSMLATLGSLADFIQQNPNTMIVQFFLQNRSDELIGIFKKADQLTKTKAAELLTKIDVANTTKYRNELK, via the coding sequence ATGCGTAAAACCCTTTTGATCATAACACTACTGGTTACTGCAACATGTACCCGTGCACAGGAGATACAGGCCAAAGTAACAGTACTGGCACAGCAATTAAGCACCACTACCAATAAGAACATCTTCAGAACATTACAAACGCAGTTGACCAATATGATCAACAACCGGAAGTGGACAAAAGATGTTTTTCAGACGCAGGAAAAAATACAATGCAATTTTCTGCTGAATATTTCCAGCGTGCAGGATGACAATGTGTATAAAGCAACACTTACCGTTCAGGCTGCCAGACCAATTTACAATGCCAGTTATCAAAGCCCGCTTGTAAACTTCCAGGACGGGGATTTTACGTTTAAATACGTGGAGTACCAGCCGGTAGAATTTAATGAGGCAAGAGTAGGGGGTAACGATCCGCTGGCCGGTAATCTTACCGCTGTATTTGCCTATTACGTTTACATTATTCTTGGCCTGGATTACGATTCTTTTGAAGCCAAAGGTGGTGAGCAATACTTTCAGAAAGCATTGAATATTGTTACGAATGCGCCAGAATCGAGAGACATAAGCGGGTGGAAAGCATTTGACGGAAACAGGAACAGGTACTGGCTTTCCAATAATCTTAATACGGCCCGCTACAACCAGATACATGATATTTTGTATGCGTATTTCCGGTCGGGTTTAGATATGCTTTACCAGGACCAGGCGGCAGCAAGAAACAGCATGCTGGCCACACTGGGCAGCCTGGCTGATTTTATTCAGCAAAATCCAAACACGATGATCGTTCAGTTCTTCCTGCAAAACAGGAGCGATGAACTGATCGGCATTTTTAAAAAGGCAGACCAGCTTACCAAAACAAAGGCTGCGGAATTATTAACCAAGATTGATGTTGCCAATACTACCAAATACAGAAACGAATTAAAATAA
- the coaBC gene encoding bifunctional phosphopantothenoylcysteine decarboxylase/phosphopantothenate--cysteine ligase CoaBC, with the protein MASSLASHSCTAGTLFNRKRQSCIMKGLYLARGVFPERCSRHNNGTLKRAWQQAMPTEPKMTNKILPNRNMLKGKKILLGITGSIAAYKAILLVRLLVKGGAEVKVVMTNAAKSFVSPLVLSTLSNNKVLVDLFDEDTWANHVMLGRWADVMVIAPASCNTLAKMASGQCDNLLLAVYLSATCPVVVSPAMDEDMWHHASTQRNINLLRSYGNSILNVEKGELASGLIGEGRMAEPETIVQYLTENFFREKTLAGKKVLVTAGPTYEAIDPVRFIGNHSSGKMGFALAEAFYLQGADVELVTGPTSQRTSYAGIAVTGVTSAQSMYEACTALFPGVDIAVMSAAVADYKPIEVAIEKIKKTNEDLTIQLSKTRDILKSLGEEKKPGQLLVGFALETNNERAYAQSKLQAKNADMIVLNSLRDKDAGFGHDTNKVTVFDRDGNEYNLSLASKQAIAADIVNIIIQKLHA; encoded by the coding sequence ATGGCATCGTCCCTTGCGTCGCACTCTTGTACTGCAGGAACATTATTCAACAGGAAGCGGCAATCGTGCATTATGAAAGGTTTGTACCTGGCGCGGGGTGTTTTTCCGGAACGCTGCAGCCGCCATAACAACGGAACGTTGAAACGAGCGTGGCAACAGGCGATGCCCACAGAACCAAAGATGACAAACAAAATCTTACCAAACCGAAATATGCTCAAAGGCAAAAAAATATTGTTGGGTATTACAGGCAGTATTGCAGCTTACAAAGCCATTCTGCTGGTACGGCTACTTGTAAAAGGAGGCGCAGAAGTAAAAGTTGTAATGACAAATGCTGCCAAAAGCTTCGTATCGCCGCTTGTACTTTCTACATTGTCAAACAACAAAGTACTGGTTGATCTTTTTGATGAAGACACCTGGGCCAATCATGTAATGCTCGGCCGCTGGGCAGACGTAATGGTAATAGCCCCTGCCAGTTGTAATACGCTGGCCAAAATGGCCAGCGGCCAGTGTGATAATCTTTTACTGGCTGTGTATTTATCTGCCACCTGCCCGGTGGTTGTATCTCCGGCTATGGATGAAGACATGTGGCACCACGCCTCTACGCAGCGGAATATTAATTTGTTGCGGTCTTATGGCAATAGTATTCTCAACGTGGAAAAAGGAGAGCTGGCAAGCGGCCTTATTGGCGAAGGCAGGATGGCTGAGCCGGAAACCATTGTGCAATACCTCACAGAAAATTTTTTCAGGGAAAAAACACTTGCCGGGAAAAAAGTACTGGTTACTGCCGGCCCAACCTATGAAGCAATAGACCCGGTTCGTTTTATTGGAAACCACTCCTCTGGTAAAATGGGTTTTGCTTTGGCAGAAGCTTTTTACCTGCAGGGTGCTGACGTGGAGCTTGTAACAGGCCCTACCAGCCAGCGCACCAGTTATGCCGGTATAGCTGTAACAGGCGTAACCAGCGCACAAAGTATGTATGAAGCCTGCACCGCTCTTTTTCCGGGTGTTGATATTGCGGTGATGAGCGCGGCGGTAGCAGACTATAAACCAATTGAAGTTGCCATAGAGAAAATTAAGAAGACCAACGAAGATTTAACAATACAACTGTCTAAAACAAGAGATATTTTAAAATCTTTGGGTGAAGAAAAAAAGCCCGGACAGTTATTGGTAGGTTTTGCGCTCGAAACAAATAATGAACGTGCTTACGCGCAAAGCAAGTTACAGGCAAAAAATGCAGATATGATCGTATTGAACTCGCTGCGTGACAAAGATGCCGGGTTTGGTCATGATACCAATAAGGTTACTGTTTTTGACAGGGATGGCAACGAGTATAACCTGAGCCTTGCCAGCAAACAGGCCATTGCTGCCGATATTGTAAACATCATTATACAAAAGCTACATGCGTAA
- a CDS encoding DNA-directed RNA polymerase subunit omega gives MNKLRKHMSANTTNVVEAKNLLDIKAPTGNLYESISIIAKRANQINISLKEELHNKLEEFASHTDSLEEIHENKEQIEISRAYEKMPNPSILATQEFLENKVYYRKNDDDLFR, from the coding sequence ATGAATAAATTAAGGAAGCATATGAGCGCCAATACAACCAATGTTGTAGAGGCAAAAAACCTGCTCGATATAAAGGCGCCAACAGGCAACCTTTACGAATCAATTTCCATTATTGCCAAGAGGGCAAACCAGATCAACATTTCTTTAAAAGAAGAATTGCATAACAAACTGGAGGAATTTGCCAGCCATACAGATAGCCTTGAAGAAATTCATGAGAATAAAGAGCAGATCGAAATCTCAAGGGCTTACGAAAAAATGCCTAACCCGTCAATTCTTGCAACACAGGAATTCCTCGAGAACAAGGTATACTACCGTAAAAATGATGATGATCTTTTCAGATAA
- a CDS encoding outer membrane protein assembly factor BamD, with the protein MRFFLSVITALVLFTSCASKLGKVLKSKDNEYKLKMAEQYYVQKKYMNAQQVFEDVMPYFRGSDKYEDMFYKYTYCAYYQKDYMNAESLFKTYTENFPNSVRLEECEYMRCYCYYKQSPKVDLDQTATSKTISLMQAFINTHPQSERVKQANLIMDTCRAKLEMKEFKAAQLYYDMGGYNYRAAAIAFSTLMDDYPDSEKGDEYKLLTIKAYYKYAELSVVDKQQERFEKVISECNDFKERFAGSKLAPEAEAYKAMSEGKIKGLTKNTIK; encoded by the coding sequence ATGAGATTTTTCCTGAGCGTTATCACAGCCCTTGTATTGTTTACTTCCTGTGCGTCAAAACTTGGTAAAGTTTTGAAAAGCAAGGACAATGAGTATAAGTTGAAAATGGCTGAACAGTATTATGTTCAGAAAAAATACATGAATGCCCAACAGGTATTTGAAGATGTAATGCCTTATTTCCGGGGTAGCGATAAGTACGAGGATATGTTTTATAAGTACACGTATTGCGCTTATTACCAGAAAGACTACATGAATGCGGAGAGCCTTTTCAAAACCTATACAGAAAATTTTCCAAATAGTGTAAGGCTGGAAGAATGCGAGTATATGCGCTGTTACTGCTACTACAAGCAATCGCCCAAAGTCGATCTTGATCAGACAGCCACTTCAAAGACTATTTCGCTTATGCAGGCGTTTATAAATACGCACCCGCAGTCAGAACGAGTAAAGCAGGCCAATTTAATTATGGATACCTGCAGGGCAAAACTGGAAATGAAAGAATTTAAAGCGGCTCAGTTGTATTACGATATGGGTGGTTACAATTACAGGGCAGCCGCAATCGCTTTCAGCACACTTATGGATGATTACCCCGATTCTGAAAAAGGCGATGAATACAAGCTGCTGACGATAAAAGCATATTATAAATATGCTGAACTCAGTGTTGTTGACAAACAGCAAGAACGTTTTGAAAAAGTAATATCCGAGTGCAACGACTTTAAAGAACGCTTTGCCGGCAGTAAACTGGCACCTGAAGCAGAAGCGTACAAAGCGATGTCTGAAGGAAAAATTAAAGGCTTAACAAAAAATACAATCAAATGA
- a CDS encoding LolA family protein: MKKIYLLLLMFTGLSVLANAQNDPNAKKVLDEVSAKIKTFKGITANFSYTTKDRNKTVKGSAKGVINIKGQKYYLKQGSTEIFCDGSKVWNFNGEDEVTVADVDNEDTKMLTPQKLLSNFYDQDFTYKLVSSEGSSHQIVMYPTDKRKNFKQVTVYVDKTKKMILKATVVDKSDNIIEFSLTNVNTGAALPDSKFMFDSAKHPGVEVVNQ, from the coding sequence ATGAAAAAAATCTATCTCCTGTTATTGATGTTTACAGGATTGAGTGTTCTTGCCAATGCCCAGAATGATCCAAACGCTAAGAAAGTGCTAGATGAAGTAAGCGCCAAAATAAAAACGTTCAAAGGCATTACTGCCAATTTCTCTTACACTACAAAAGACAGGAACAAAACTGTAAAAGGTTCTGCCAAAGGGGTCATTAATATTAAAGGCCAGAAATATTACCTGAAACAGGGAAGTACAGAGATCTTTTGCGATGGAAGTAAAGTGTGGAATTTTAATGGTGAAGATGAGGTAACTGTTGCAGATGTGGACAATGAAGACACCAAGATGCTTACGCCACAAAAATTACTTTCCAACTTTTACGACCAGGATTTCACGTATAAACTGGTTTCAAGCGAAGGATCTTCTCACCAGATTGTGATGTATCCTACTGATAAAAGAAAAAACTTTAAGCAGGTAACGGTGTATGTTGACAAAACTAAAAAAATGATCCTGAAAGCTACTGTCGTAGATAAAAGTGATAACATTATAGAATTTAGCCTCACCAATGTAAACACAGGTGCGGCTTTGCCAGATTCAAAATTTATGTTTGATTCGGCCAAACACCCGGGAGTTGAGGTGGTTAACCAATAA
- the cmk gene encoding (d)CMP kinase yields the protein MKKIIITIDGYSSCGKSTLAKQLAKELQYTFIDSGAMYRAVTLYFLRNHVNWENPKAVSEALNNINLEFFYNDASQKSDMYLNGENVEALIRDMLVSENVSNISAIKEVRAFAVAQQRKMGEEKGIVMDGRDIGTTVFPQAELKIFMTADNVIRVERRYKELYAKNPNITIEEVKNNLEMRDYIDTNREVSPLRKANDAIVLDNSNLTMQEQLQMALAWARQQISKA from the coding sequence ATGAAAAAGATTATTATCACGATAGACGGTTACTCATCATGTGGGAAAAGCACACTCGCAAAGCAGCTTGCAAAAGAATTGCAATATACCTTTATTGACAGTGGCGCTATGTACCGGGCGGTAACATTGTATTTTTTAAGAAACCACGTGAATTGGGAAAACCCCAAAGCAGTAAGCGAAGCGCTGAATAACATTAACCTGGAGTTCTTTTATAACGACGCATCACAAAAAAGCGACATGTATTTGAACGGTGAAAATGTGGAGGCGCTCATCCGTGATATGCTGGTTAGCGAAAACGTGAGCAATATTTCCGCCATTAAGGAGGTGCGGGCATTCGCCGTAGCCCAACAACGTAAAATGGGTGAGGAAAAAGGCATTGTGATGGATGGAAGGGATATAGGCACCACCGTTTTCCCGCAAGCGGAACTGAAAATTTTTATGACGGCAGACAATGTAATCAGGGTTGAGCGGCGATACAAAGAACTGTATGCTAAAAATCCAAACATCACCATTGAAGAAGTAAAAAACAATCTCGAAATGCGGGACTACATAGACACCAACCGGGAAGTAAGTCCGTTACGTAAAGCAAACGATGCTATTGTACTTGATAATTCTAATTTAACCATGCAGGAGCAACTGCAAATGGCACTGGCATGGGCCAGACAGCAAATCTCCAAAGCTTAA